Proteins from one Falco naumanni isolate bFalNau1 chromosome 2, bFalNau1.pat, whole genome shotgun sequence genomic window:
- the KCNE2 gene encoding potassium voltage-gated channel subfamily E member 2 produces MAEIQNFTWAVEDIFKETFLTYMNGWRKNMTEAADKLQAKVDAENFDYVILYLMVMIGMFSFIIVAILVSTVKSKRREHSNDPYHQYIVEDWGEKYKTQVLNRDDLKCVIHENLGARDKTTPGSP; encoded by the coding sequence ATGGCTGAAATACAAAACTTCACTTGGGCAGTGGAAGATATTTTCAAGGAAACCTTTCTCACTTACATGAATGGCTGGAGGAAAAACATGACGGAAGCAGCAGATAAATTGCAAGCCAAGGTTGATGCTGAAAACTTTGACTATGTTATCCTTTATTTGATGGTGATGATTGGGATGTTCTCCTTCATCATTGTGGCGATCTTGGTGAGTACTGTGAAATCAAAGAGGCGAGAGCACTCCAATGACCCCTATCATCAGTACATTGTTGAGGACTGGGGTGAGAAGTACAAAACCCAGGTTCTGAATCGAGACGATCTCAAGTGTGTGATCCATGAAAACTTGGGTGCAAGGGACAAAACAACCCCTGGATCACCTTGA
- the SMIM11A gene encoding small integral membrane protein 11A isoform X1, translating into MWESTMERAVASLLSSNCRRHCEDRPSKVSVTLVGAGRSLLWDRQYHAAKMVAFNWKALENFPLLMYILAAKTLILCLAFAGVKMYQSKKIEEKLKREREEKQKTEAEKKYD; encoded by the exons ATGTGGGAAAGCACCATGGAGAGAGCAGTGGCTTCCCTGCTCAGTTCCAACTGCAGAAGACATTGTGAGGACAGACCATCAAAAGT AAGTGTGACGCTCGTTGGTGCTGGACGCAGCCTGCTGTGGGACAGGCAATATCACGCAGCCAAGATGGTGGCATTTAATTGGAAG gcTTTGGAGAATTTCCCATTGCTGATGTACATTTTGGCAGCTAAAACATTGATTCTTTGCTTAGCCTTTGCTGGAGTAAAAATGTACCAGAgcaaaaaaattgaagaaaaactgaagagggaacgtgaagagaaacagaaaacagaagcagagaagaagtATGATTGA
- the SMIM11A gene encoding small integral membrane protein 11A isoform X2, with translation MVAFNWKALENFPLLMYILAAKTLILCLAFAGVKMYQSKKIEEKLKREREEKQKTEAEKKYD, from the exons ATGGTGGCATTTAATTGGAAG gcTTTGGAGAATTTCCCATTGCTGATGTACATTTTGGCAGCTAAAACATTGATTCTTTGCTTAGCCTTTGCTGGAGTAAAAATGTACCAGAgcaaaaaaattgaagaaaaactgaagagggaacgtgaagagaaacagaaaacagaagcagagaagaagtATGATTGA